A section of the Gloeobacter violaceus PCC 7421 genome encodes:
- a CDS encoding Txe/YoeB family addiction module toxin — MAKKHKPSRGSDEPRKSDEASETSAERIERVAVFTTAFREDLAYWIANEPKTALRALELVKDVMRDPFRGLGKPEPLKYIASNTWSRRLTAEHRLVYRVAGEQIDFLQARYHYD; from the coding sequence TTGGCGAAGAAACATAAACCTTCGCGCGGGTCCGATGAGCCGCGCAAGTCGGACGAAGCTTCTGAAACCTCTGCTGAACGCATTGAGCGGGTCGCCGTCTTTACCACGGCCTTTCGCGAAGATCTTGCCTACTGGATAGCCAACGAACCGAAAACGGCGCTAAGAGCCCTCGAGCTGGTCAAAGACGTCATGCGCGATCCTTTTCGGGGGCTGGGAAAACCGGAGCCGCTCAAGTACATTGCCAGTAACACCTGGTCCCGGCGCCTCACCGCCGAGCATCGGCTGGTCTACCGTGTCGCAGGCGAGCAGATCGATTTTCTGCAGGCCAGGTACCACTACGATTAA
- the pheS gene encoding phenylalanine--tRNA ligase subunit alpha, which yields MQQQLDALQLEALKAIREAADLTILERIRVDFLGKKGKLSALLGGMARLPAEERPVVGALVNQVKARVEEALAAQQTHLQDQLIELRLVAEALDVTMPGRFVPPGRLHPLTATTDRIVDVFVGLGFTVASGPQIETEYYNFEALNTPADHPARDMQDTFYLSDGLVLRTQTSSVQIRYMEENDPPVRICVPGRVYRRDQVTNRHSPVFHQLELLAVDEEITFGDLKGTLTFFTQEMFGDRPVRFRPSFFPFTEPSAEVDVQCRFCDGKGCRTCSHTGWLEIAGCGMVDPNVFQAVGYNPEKVQGFAAGMGIERIAMLLYDINDIRLFYTNDLRFLRQF from the coding sequence ATGCAGCAGCAACTCGACGCGCTCCAGCTCGAAGCCCTCAAAGCGATCCGCGAAGCGGCGGATCTGACCATCCTGGAGCGCATCCGCGTCGACTTTTTGGGCAAAAAAGGCAAGCTTTCGGCGCTTCTGGGCGGCATGGCCAGGCTACCCGCCGAGGAGCGGCCGGTCGTGGGCGCCCTGGTCAACCAGGTGAAAGCCCGGGTCGAGGAGGCGCTCGCTGCCCAGCAGACCCACCTGCAAGACCAGCTTATCGAGCTGCGTCTCGTCGCCGAGGCCCTCGATGTGACGATGCCCGGCCGCTTCGTGCCCCCCGGCCGCCTGCATCCGCTCACCGCCACCACCGACCGGATCGTCGATGTGTTCGTGGGTCTCGGGTTCACCGTCGCCTCCGGACCGCAGATCGAGACCGAGTACTACAACTTCGAGGCCCTCAACACCCCTGCCGATCACCCCGCCCGCGACATGCAGGACACGTTTTACCTGAGCGACGGGCTGGTCCTGCGCACCCAGACTTCCTCGGTGCAAATTCGCTACATGGAAGAGAACGACCCGCCCGTGCGCATCTGCGTGCCCGGCCGCGTCTACCGCCGCGATCAGGTGACCAACCGCCACTCGCCGGTCTTCCACCAGCTGGAGCTGCTGGCGGTGGACGAGGAGATCACCTTCGGAGACCTCAAGGGCACCCTCACCTTCTTTACCCAGGAAATGTTCGGCGACCGGCCGGTGCGCTTTCGGCCGAGTTTCTTTCCGTTCACCGAACCTTCGGCGGAGGTGGACGTGCAGTGCCGCTTCTGCGACGGCAAGGGTTGCCGCACCTGCTCCCACACCGGCTGGCTGGAGATCGCGGGCTGCGGCATGGTGGACCCGAACGTCTTTCAGGCGGTGGGCTACAACCCCGAGAAGGTCCAGGGCTTTGCGGCGGGCATGGGCATCGAGCGCATCGCCATGCTGCTGTACGACATCAACGACATTCGCCTGTTCTATACCAACGACCTGCGCTTCTTGCGGCAGTTTTAA
- a CDS encoding type II toxin-antitoxin system Phd/YefM family antitoxin, with protein sequence MTLETTYTQARANFAQLCDEVIANRTAVIITRRGGANVALIAADELASLVETAHLLRSPRNAQRLLEALQEADAGSVKPQTVEQLQRELGFGEET encoded by the coding sequence ATGACCCTTGAGACGACTTATACCCAGGCCCGGGCCAATTTCGCCCAACTGTGCGATGAGGTGATCGCCAATCGGACGGCGGTGATCATTACCCGCCGCGGCGGGGCAAACGTTGCTTTGATCGCGGCGGACGAGCTTGCAAGCCTCGTAGAAACGGCGCACCTGCTGCGCTCGCCCCGCAACGCCCAGCGCCTGCTGGAAGCTCTGCAGGAAGCGGACGCCGGAAGTGTGAAACCGCAAACGGTCGAACAGTTGCAGCGGGAATTGGGGTTTGGCGAAGAAACATAA
- a CDS encoding Uma2 family endonuclease: MISQPEYPLLPDHTQLPESDGTFVKNFQEHPQSILLTDALEPVLQAIHPDGQYCIGQDCGIYWRVPTPPEPPERGAEAPDWFYVPEVPPTLGGQVRRSYVLWQEHIPPLVVLEFASGDGSEERDRTPRRGKFWIYERVIRPAYYGIYEVRKASVEVYELVVGHYRRMRPNERGHFAIEPLGVELGIWPGRYLDMELPWLRWWDAAGNLLPTGQERAQGAERRAEQAEVEARQERTAREQAELRTAILEERLRRMGLDPNALPDELV, translated from the coding sequence ATGATCTCCCAGCCGGAATATCCGCTTCTGCCGGATCACACCCAGCTTCCAGAGTCGGATGGGACGTTTGTGAAGAATTTTCAAGAGCATCCCCAGAGCATCCTGTTGACCGACGCGCTGGAGCCGGTGCTGCAAGCGATTCACCCCGACGGGCAGTACTGCATCGGCCAGGACTGCGGCATCTATTGGCGGGTGCCCACCCCGCCCGAACCGCCCGAGCGCGGGGCGGAAGCTCCCGACTGGTTCTATGTGCCGGAGGTGCCCCCGACCCTGGGCGGCCAGGTGCGCCGCTCCTACGTGCTGTGGCAGGAGCACATCCCACCCCTGGTCGTGCTGGAGTTTGCCAGCGGCGACGGAAGCGAAGAACGCGATAGAACCCCCAGGCGCGGCAAGTTCTGGATTTACGAGCGGGTGATCCGACCTGCCTACTACGGCATCTACGAGGTGCGCAAGGCGAGTGTCGAAGTATACGAACTGGTGGTGGGGCACTACCGCCGGATGCGCCCCAACGAACGGGGGCACTTTGCGATCGAGCCGTTGGGGGTGGAGTTGGGCATCTGGCCGGGCCGCTATCTGGACATGGAACTGCCCTGGCTGCGGTGGTGGGATGCGGCGGGCAATCTGCTGCCCACCGGCCAGGAAAGGGCACAAGGGGCGGAACGGCGCGCCGAACAGGCCGAAGTCGAAGCCCGGCAAGAGCGCACCGCCAGGGAGCAAGCCGAACTGCGCACGGCCATTCTGGAGGAGCGCCTGCGCCGGATGGGTTTGGATCCGAACGCGCTGCCGGACGAACTGGTATGA
- a CDS encoding IPT/TIG domain-containing protein, with protein sequence MQRRFKSTIVAMLAGAALIFWPCRTVDAQGVPVLIDTALPSGNLEQEYRYTLRVVGGTAPYTWSVIGGSLPNGLTLDSNSGQLVGTPNTTNINNTFTVQTTDSAGLTATRTFTFAVAGRGYRLEPAVGNLTVLQGRTASLPLQVVGEAPQVTSPIGFNLLTAPPAGVVAAFEPPQLASTGGPVNFVVAAEATAAPGTYPLNISAVSPPYQQSATINLIVQPPPPEITGFSPPGGLPGTAVTVRGTRLTGTTALTIGGRRANFTVLSATQLSVVVPAGAATGRIVASTPAGNATSAADFVVPTFKLIVNPAVVAVRPGQEAVFAVGITGRLDSLVDLELGGLPDDWNAQYTPDFLDGQNTRSQLRVQAPSDANLGDYALTVAANVVRATATVRIVGIAPRLTRLTPVRGPAGTVVTLSGQNFQPGVRLQIGTVDLAVLSVSDTQVQARVPLGATTGRIRLLNPDDQQATTSTVFVVEAATNPPGQP encoded by the coding sequence ATGCAGCGACGATTCAAAAGCACGATAGTCGCGATGCTGGCGGGGGCCGCCCTGATTTTTTGGCCATGTCGCACCGTCGATGCCCAGGGGGTTCCTGTCCTCATCGACACGGCGCTTCCCAGCGGCAATCTGGAGCAGGAGTACCGCTACACCCTGCGGGTGGTGGGCGGCACGGCTCCCTATACCTGGTCGGTAATTGGCGGGTCACTGCCCAACGGCCTGACCCTCGACAGCAATAGCGGTCAGCTCGTGGGCACCCCCAACACCACCAATATCAACAACACTTTTACCGTTCAAACCACCGACAGTGCCGGGCTCACCGCCACGCGCACCTTCACCTTCGCCGTGGCGGGCCGCGGTTACCGGCTCGAACCGGCCGTGGGCAATCTGACGGTGTTGCAGGGGCGCACCGCCAGTCTGCCGCTGCAGGTGGTGGGCGAAGCGCCGCAGGTCACTTCCCCCATCGGTTTCAACTTGCTCACCGCCCCACCGGCGGGTGTGGTGGCCGCCTTCGAGCCGCCGCAACTGGCGAGTACCGGCGGGCCGGTCAACTTCGTGGTCGCAGCCGAAGCGACAGCCGCCCCCGGCACCTATCCGCTGAATATCTCCGCAGTCAGTCCCCCTTACCAGCAATCGGCCACTATCAATCTGATCGTCCAGCCGCCGCCGCCCGAGATCACCGGTTTCAGCCCGCCCGGCGGTCTCCCCGGCACGGCCGTGACCGTGCGCGGCACGCGCCTCACCGGTACCACCGCCCTCACCATCGGCGGCCGGCGGGCCAATTTCACGGTGCTTTCGGCCACCCAATTGAGTGTTGTAGTGCCTGCCGGAGCCGCCACCGGCCGCATCGTCGCTTCCACCCCGGCGGGCAACGCCACCAGCGCCGCCGATTTCGTCGTTCCCACGTTCAAACTGATAGTCAACCCGGCGGTTGTCGCCGTGCGTCCGGGCCAGGAAGCGGTCTTCGCCGTGGGCATTACCGGTCGCCTGGACAGCCTCGTCGATCTCGAATTGGGAGGGTTGCCCGACGACTGGAACGCCCAGTACACCCCCGATTTTCTAGATGGCCAGAATACCCGCTCTCAACTGCGGGTACAGGCGCCCTCGGACGCCAATCTGGGGGACTACGCGCTGACAGTGGCCGCGAACGTCGTGCGCGCCACGGCCACCGTGCGCATCGTGGGCATCGCTCCGCGCCTGACGCGGCTTACCCCCGTACGCGGTCCGGCAGGAACGGTGGTCACCCTTTCGGGGCAGAACTTTCAGCCAGGCGTCCGCTTACAAATCGGCACAGTGGACCTCGCGGTACTTTCTGTCAGCGATACTCAGGTGCAGGCGCGCGTCCCACTAGGTGCCACCACAGGCCGCATCCGGCTTCTCAACCCCGACGACCAGCAGGCCACCACCAGCACCGTCTTCGTGGTCGAAGCTGCCACGAATCCGCCGGGCCAGCCCTAA
- the fbp gene encoding class 1 fructose-bisphosphatase, protein MDTTPLTPLTKGITLYQHILSQQALNPDATGEFSGLMVQISLAAKLISRQLAQAGLVENVLGFTGETNVQGEAVRHLDQYANETFIRVFQNTNLVCLLVSEELEDPLPLSNQCPIGSYALVIDPVDGSSNIDVNVSVASIFSVQRRNPRATDETSSLLQKGTGQVAAGYVLYGPNTMFVYTSSQGVHGFTLDAGLGEFVLSHPNIRIPERGDYYSINDAYSAEWQPGTRAFIDYLKQAKSRGEKAYSARYIGSLAADVHRTLLTGGIFLYPGTVAKPKGKLRLLYEAQPLALIAEQAGGKASTGTERILDIEPKTLHQRVPLVIGSPYEVDLAVAFARGEKQTVVAGS, encoded by the coding sequence ATGGACACCACGCCCCTCACCCCGCTCACCAAGGGCATCACCCTCTACCAGCACATCCTTTCCCAGCAGGCGCTCAATCCCGACGCCACCGGCGAATTTAGCGGCCTGATGGTGCAGATCAGCCTGGCGGCCAAACTGATTTCGCGTCAGCTCGCCCAGGCGGGCCTGGTCGAAAACGTGCTGGGCTTTACCGGCGAGACGAACGTCCAGGGCGAAGCGGTCCGTCACCTCGACCAGTACGCCAACGAGACGTTTATTCGCGTCTTCCAGAACACAAATCTGGTCTGCCTGCTGGTCTCCGAAGAACTCGAAGACCCCCTGCCGCTCTCCAACCAGTGCCCGATCGGTTCCTACGCTCTGGTCATCGATCCGGTGGACGGCTCCAGCAACATCGATGTGAACGTCTCGGTGGCCTCGATTTTCTCGGTGCAGCGGCGCAACCCGCGCGCCACCGACGAGACAAGCAGCCTGCTGCAAAAAGGCACCGGGCAGGTGGCGGCGGGCTACGTGCTCTACGGCCCCAACACGATGTTCGTCTACACCAGCAGCCAGGGGGTGCACGGTTTTACCCTCGACGCCGGTCTGGGGGAATTCGTCCTCTCCCACCCGAATATCCGCATCCCCGAGCGCGGCGATTACTACAGCATCAACGACGCCTACTCGGCCGAATGGCAGCCGGGCACGCGCGCCTTTATCGACTACCTCAAGCAGGCCAAAAGCCGGGGCGAAAAAGCCTACTCCGCCCGCTACATCGGCTCGCTGGCCGCCGATGTGCACCGCACGCTGCTCACCGGGGGCATCTTTCTCTACCCGGGCACCGTCGCCAAGCCCAAGGGCAAGCTGCGGCTGCTCTACGAAGCCCAGCCCCTCGCGCTCATCGCCGAGCAGGCGGGGGGCAAGGCGAGCACCGGCACCGAGCGTATCCTCGATATCGAGCCCAAGACACTCCACCAGCGGGTGCCACTCGTCATCGGCAGTCCCTACGAAGTGGATCTGGCGGTGGCCTTCGCTCGGGGCGAAAAACAAACCGTGGTTGCCGGTTCGTAA